A single genomic interval of Polaribacter vadi harbors:
- a CDS encoding MarC family protein, translating into MEFNFKEIITAFMVLFAVIDIIGNIPIIIDLRKKVGHIQSEKASLIAGFIMILFLFVGQSLLSLIGIDVNSFAVAGAFVLFFIALEMVLGITLYKDDHNNAPMTAAVFPLAFPLIAGPGSLTTLLSLRAEFDLQNIIVAVVLNVIFLYIVLKTSSKIERLLGAGGIQIIRKVFGVILLAISVKLFAQNIKMLFV; encoded by the coding sequence ATGGAATTCAATTTTAAAGAAATAATTACGGCTTTTATGGTTTTATTTGCGGTAATCGATATTATAGGAAACATCCCAATTATTATAGATTTACGTAAAAAGGTAGGCCATATTCAGTCTGAAAAAGCTTCTTTAATTGCTGGTTTTATTATGATTCTTTTCTTATTTGTTGGCCAAAGTTTACTTAGCTTAATAGGAATAGATGTAAATTCTTTTGCTGTTGCAGGTGCTTTTGTACTGTTTTTTATTGCTTTAGAAATGGTTTTAGGAATTACATTGTATAAAGATGATCATAACAATGCACCAATGACAGCTGCAGTTTTTCCTTTAGCTTTTCCTTTAATTGCGGGTCCAGGAAGTTTAACAACACTATTATCTTTAAGGGCAGAATTTGATTTACAAAATATTATTGTTGCTGTAGTTTTAAATGTTATTTTTTTATACATCGTTTTAAAAACATCTTCTAAAATTGAGCGATTGTTAGGAGCTGGAGGAATTCAAATAATTCGTAAAGTTTTTGGTGTAATCTTATTAGCTATTTCTGTAAAGTTATTTGCACAAAATATTAAAATGTTATTTGTTTAA
- a CDS encoding FAD-dependent oxidoreductase, whose amino-acid sequence MIFDCLIIGGGVSGMQCALVLGSAKNKPFAIDKNIGIIMHQRASHLENALFNNVLGLPPKTLGKDILAEGKEQLSTLYAEIHQIEKEKVISVDEVEGVFKVITNKNVYQSKIVVLALNYSKPFTIRGLETYIIPHKKSNIEKDRIQLRNENHLIKKGLYCCGTIAGHRSQFAIAAGSGASVATDILTLWNHGNHTKVHDKI is encoded by the coding sequence ATGATATTCGACTGTTTAATTATTGGTGGTGGCGTTTCTGGAATGCAATGTGCTTTAGTTTTAGGTTCTGCGAAAAACAAACCTTTTGCTATTGATAAAAACATTGGAATTATCATGCATCAAAGAGCCTCTCATTTAGAAAATGCTTTGTTTAATAATGTTTTAGGTTTACCACCAAAAACATTAGGGAAAGACATTTTAGCGGAAGGAAAAGAGCAATTATCAACTTTATACGCTGAAATTCATCAAATAGAAAAAGAAAAAGTAATTTCTGTTGATGAAGTTGAAGGTGTTTTTAAAGTGATAACAAACAAGAATGTGTACCAATCTAAAATTGTTGTACTTGCTTTAAATTATTCGAAACCATTTACTATAAGAGGCTTAGAAACGTATATAATTCCTCATAAAAAGTCAAATATAGAAAAAGATAGAATTCAGCTTAGAAACGAAAATCATCTGATTAAAAAAGGATTATATTGTTGTGGAACCATTGCTGGTCATAGAAGTCAGTTTGCAATTGCTGCTGGAAGTGGAGCTTCTGTAGCAACAGATATTTTAACGCTTTGGAATCATGGAAATCACACAAAGGTTCATGATAAGATTTAA
- a CDS encoding response regulator produces the protein MEKSANNVLIVEDHPLIGKSIVDAINTISNVKSLQLTTSLHEAISLLSINDFNLIVLDLSLPDGNGLELLKLLKERKEKKKVLVFSTNTDLKNVCLRYGAYAFFDKANDFDALIETIKNKNIF, from the coding sequence TTGGAAAAATCTGCAAATAACGTATTAATAGTAGAAGACCACCCACTAATTGGTAAAAGCATTGTTGATGCAATAAATACTATTAGCAATGTTAAAAGTCTTCAATTAACAACTTCCTTACATGAAGCTATTTCTTTATTGAGTATTAACGATTTTAATTTAATAGTATTAGATTTAAGTTTGCCAGATGGTAATGGCTTAGAGTTGTTAAAATTACTTAAAGAAAGAAAAGAAAAAAAGAAAGTTTTGGTCTTTTCTACAAATACAGATTTAAAAAATGTGTGTTTAAGATATGGTGCGTATGCCTTTTTTGACAAAGCCAATGATTTTGATGCATTAATTGAAACCATTAAAAATAAAAATATTTTTTAA